The following proteins are encoded in a genomic region of Cercospora beticola chromosome 8, complete sequence:
- a CDS encoding uncharacterized protein (MEROPS:MER0029657): MKFSTYILPACIALLSSAQELKTVQAETLPTSAVHRKATSTAKAQPEVLEETASTSTIAKAPAQTSSKSSPSSSPPSPAKNNLKDDPYTRCATQPDANQRTLLDRVPSQRNYTYKAERQIDVYIHVVTTESKRDTYTESMIEDQLTVMNDAYSSMGFTFNLAGSDFTVQDDWAAASAGGDEESQMKEALHMGSYADLNLYFLSDLGDGLLGFCYFPTESPSRQTRVLDGCINLAASLPGAEATNYNMGLTAVHEVGHWFGLYHVFDGNSCTGSGDFVSDTPVQSQATFGCPSKQDSCPDQPGDDSIHNYMDYSYDQCLYEFTDGQAQRARALYDEYRAGN; the protein is encoded by the exons ATGAAGTTCTCCACTTACATTCTCCCTGCTTGCATTGCACTTCTCTCCTCCGCACAAGAATTAAAGACCGTCCAAGCAGAAACTCTGCCCACCAGCGCCGTTCACAGAAAGGCAACATCGACAGCAAAAGCGCAACCAGAAGTCTTGGAAGAGACCGCCTCGACAAGCACAATAGCAAAAGCTCCCGCTCAGACCAGTTCAAAAAGCAGTCCTTCGTCCTCTCCGCCCAGCCCAGCCAAGAACAACCTCAAAGATGATCCATACACCCGCTGCGCCACTCAACCTGATGCAAACCAACGCACTCTCCTCGACAGAGTACCATCCCAGCGAAACTACACATACAAAGCCGAGCGCCAAATCGACGTATACATCCATGTAGTGACCACCGAATCCAAACGCGACACTTACACCGAAAGCATGATCGAGGACCAACTGACTGTCATGAACGACGCCTACTCTTCAATGGGCTTCACCTTCAACCTCGCTGGCTCTGACTTCACCGTTCAAGATGACTGGGCCGCAGCATCAGCCGGAGGCGACGAAGAAAGCCAAATGAAAGAAGCCCTCCACATGGGCTCCTACGCCGATCTAAACTTGTACTTCCTCTCCGATTTGGGCGACGGGCTCTTAGGTTTTTGTTACTTCCCAACAGAATCTCCTTCGCGACAAACGAGAGTTCTTGATGGATGCATCAATCTTGCAGCTTCGCTGCCAGGAGCTGAAGCGACGAATTATAATATGGGACTTACAGCTGTGCATGAAGTGGGACAT TGGTTCGGCCTCTACCACGTCTTCGACGGCAACTCCTGCACCGGAAGCGGGGACTTCGTCTCTGACACTCCCGTCCAAAGTCAAGCTACATTCGGATGTCCCAGCAAACAAGATAGTTGTCCAGATC AACCCGGCGACGATTCCATTCACAATTACATGGATTACAGCTACGATCAATGTTTGTACGAATTCACTGATGGGCAGGCACAACGGGCGCGGGCTTTATATGATGAGTATAGAGCGGGGAATTGA